A segment of the Sulfurovum indicum genome:
ACTTCTGGGGACTTGCACAACACTTTCCTATTGTCCCGCTGGACAAGCTCGATGAAAAACCGAGCAATCCTGCAAGCATCTGGGATATTACCTGTGACAGTGACGGAGAGATCGGTTTCAACCGGGAACTGCCGCTCTATCTGCATGACATTGATATCTCTACAGAAGAGTATTTCATAGGGTTTTTCCTTACCGGTGCCTACCAGGAGGTATTGGGCATGAAACACAATCTCTTTACACACCCCACAGAAGCCGTGATCAGTTTCGATGAAGACGGCAACTATGTGATCGATAAACTGATAGAGGCACAGAATCTCATGGATGTACTTGAAGATCTGGAGTACGATACCAATATCATCGACAAAGCGCTTAAATACCGTATCGAAGAGTCTGAAAAGATCTCTTTGGAAGAGAAACGGGAACTTTTGGGAAAACTTTATCTCTATTTAAGTGAAAACAGTTATCTTAAAACCATTCAAGCTATCAGTGAAAGTAATCAAGGAGTCCAAGCGTGAATGTTTTCAAACTGATCAAAGAGGATTTTGCCAATGTCAAACGCAATGATCCTGCACTTCATTCCACTTTTGAACTTTTTTTCAATTATCCTGGTCTTTGGGCGCTTATGTTCCATCGTATCGCACACTGGTTCTACGGCAAAGGCCTGCGTTTCATCCCGCGACTGATCTCAGCGATCGGAATGTTCCTGACGATGATAGATATTCACCCTGCCGCAAAATTCGGACGCAGGGTTTTCATAGACCATGGAGTAGGAGTTGTCATCGGAGAGACTGCGATCATCGGTGATGATGTTCTCATCTATCAGCAGGTAACGTTGGGCGGTGTAAGTACCACCAAAGGGAAACGGCACCCTACACTGGGGAACAATGTCGTTATCGGTGCAGGTTCCAAGGTACTTGGGAACATCACCATAGGGGAGAACTCCAAGGTTGGAGCAAACTCCGTTGTGGTCAAGGATGTACCGCCCAACTCTACAGCCATCGGCATCCCTGCGCGTGTCCTTAAACGCGGCTATGACAAAAGCCCGCTCAGTCATGACAAGATTCCCGATGTCAACAAAGAGATATTTGAGTATCTTCTCAGACGTATCGAAGTCCTTGAAGCAGCACTTCCCAAAACCAAACAGGAAAAGATCAAAGAAAAAGACCATGAGCTTGAAGAGCTGTATGACAACTTCATCCATTCAATGGATTGATCCACATCCAAGGCAGGACAACAGTAAAAGATACTCTCTCTGATATGATACAAAATACACCATTTATACCATAGTCTCTCCCTTTGGTCTGCCATTTTAGTCCCTTGTCAAGCACTTTTAGTTATAATATTTATCATTTTTTTTACTAAAGGTTTTTGTATGTTGTTATCAGACCGTATTCAGACACTGTCACCGTCACTTACCATCGCCATCTCATCTTTGGCAAGGGACCTTAAAGCCCAGGGCAAAGATGTCCTTTCGTTCTCAGCAGGAGAACCGGACTTTGGAACACCACAGCGCATCAAAGATGAAGCGATCAAAGCGATCAATGAAGGCTTCACCCAATATACTGCCGTTCCCGGCATCCCTGAGCTTCTTGAAGCGGTTGCTGCCAAACTCAAAAGAGACAACGATCTTGAGTATGCTCCTTCCGACATTATTGTCAGTAACGGTGCGAAACAGTCTCTTTTCAATCTCTTCCAGGCAACACTGAACCCTGGTGATGAAGTGATCATCCCTGCCCCGTACTGGGTAACCTACCCTGAACTTGTCAAATATGCCGGTGCCATACCGGTAATCATTGATACCAATGAGATCAACGGATTCAAGATCACAGCAGAACAACTCAAAGCAGCCATTACCACAAAAACGAAAATGCTCATCCTCACTTCTCCGTCCAACCCGACAGGTTCTGTCTACAGCAAAGAGGAGCTGGAGGCTTTGGCTGAAGTACTGAAAGAGACCGAGATCATCGTTGCATCGGACGAGATGTATGAAAAGCTGGTTTACGGTATCGACTTTACTGCAACAGCAGGCATTTCTGAAGATATGTACCAAAGAACCGTCACCATCAACGGTCTGAGCAAATCTGTAGCGATGACAGGATGGCGGTTCGGATATCTGGCAAGTCCGAAAAAAGAGCTTATTGCCGCTATGAACAAACTCCAGAGCCAAAGTACTTCCAACATCAACTCCATCACACAAAAAGCGGCGATCCCTGCTTTACTTGGTGAAGTAGATGATGAAATAGAGATGATGAGGGAAGCCTTTGAAAAACGTGCCCAGGAAGCGGTCAGACTCTTCAATGAGGTAGACGGACTCTCTGTGATTGCACCGCAGGGGGCATTTTACCTCTTTGTGAATATCAAAGATATCTCAAATGACTCTATAGAGTTCTGTAAAGAGTTGCTTCAGGAAACCGGTGTTGCCGTTGTTCCAGGTATCGGCTTTGGAAGCGAGGGCTACTTCAGATTCTCCTTTGCAACCGATATCACTACCATACGCGAAGGTATCCGACGTATCGAGAAGTTCGTCAAGCAGAAAAAACAGGCCTGATACACTTTTTCAACGGCAGCTCTCCTGCCGTTCCCCTCTCATCAAAGGATCCTTTCCATGAGACTTTTCCCAAAACCCCTTATTCTCTCTTCTCTTTTGCTCTTTGCCCCGCTTTCTGCAGAAACTGCCGGAAACGAACAGGTCGACTTCTCTATGGTCATCAGCGGAGGTGTCAGTCTGGGCGCCTATGAGTCAGGCTACAACTGGGCAATGGTCAAAGCACTGGGAGAGATCAGGCACTCTCCAAAATGGAATATCGATCCGGTACTCCGCTCTGTAGCAGGTGCCTCTGCAGGATCGATCAATGCCCTGCTTACTGCTGCCTACTGGTGCCAAAAAGAGTCTGTTCCCTATCAGAACACGGTCGAAGAGAACCTTTTTTATGAAACATGGGTGAATCTTGGTCTGGAAAACCTCATCATCAAAGGAAATGATCCGGAGAACAAAAGCACGCTCTTCAGCCGCAGGGTCCTGCGGGAGAAGGCAGAAAATATCATGCAGTATCTGGAGAAACCCATTTTCCGTGAGGGATGCGAAGTACCTATGGGGTTTGCCGTGACCAAGGTCACACCGATCATCGAAGAGTTCCAGGGCATCAAAATCAAAAATCAGAACTTCTCTGTCCCGTTTGACTTTACAGTCAAAAAAGGAAAGGTGGTCATAGAGAACAAACTGATGCCCAAAGAGAGTACCAGTTTCTACCTCTCCATCCCCGGCATTGAGAAAGACCACAGAAAGATCACAGATGTACTCTTTGCCTCATCAGCCTTTCCCGGTGCTTTTCAGCAAGTGAAACTGCACTACGAGTATAAAGGAAAAGTGCGTCACAGTTACTTCATAGATGGGGGAGCATACGATAACATCCCTCTGGGGCTGGCTACGGAACTGAACCCCAAAGCAGATCTCTTTTTATTCATGGACCCAAACAATATGCGTAAAGAGGCGCCTCTGCCTGAAGATGAAGAGGAGAAACCACCCATAGGTTTCTTTGCATCAAGTGCCGGAACACTCTCCTCGTCAGTTGAGATATTTCAGCAGATGAAACTATACCAGGCGATCAACCGCTATTTTAGAGGACATCCCGAACGAAAACTGATACTCTCTTCACGCTACCACCCTCTTACTGCCGGCTTTCTTGAGCACTTCGGTGCCTTTCTGGACAAGAACTTCCGCCTCTACGATTATCATGTCGGTGTCTACGATGCCGTCTACCAGCTTGCTGCAAAACTGAGAAAGAAAGGCTTCTTCCCGCATCTCTCCCAGACAGAGGTCATGGACAAGATCATGCAGAAGCTTGAAATAGACAAGAGCAAAGAGGCTTACACTGCCTATAAGTTCTTCAAGGCAACAGAGTTCAAAAAGACAAAACCGGAGAAGAACAACCGCTACGCTGCGATCTATTACGCCTTTGACCTGAAAACAGCCGACAGCAAGCGCTACACATCAGAGGCATTCAAACAGTTCCTCTCCAGACTGGACATGCGTTACCTGCCAATCAAAAAAGGCTCTTTCCTCTACTATGCCAGAAAAGATACTGAACACTGGTACAACCGCCCTTTACGCTACCTTGTCAACCGTATTACCTATCTGGAGAACGAACGTGCCAAAGTCTATCCCGATTACAGATCCACAGCAAAAGTATTGGGAATAGGTGCATGGCTTGTCTCAGATATGCTCAAAGAGAAGGACGGCTGGAATATCCTGCCGATCAATGTACCTGATGTTCCTGCCCAAAAGCACTTCAGAAATGCTCTCAGACTCATCCCGACCGAGTTCTCCACCGATACGGTCAACGGAGGCTTCTCTTTCGCCTATGAAGGCTACTGGTACCACAAAATGGCACTCCTTGACGGTCTGGACTTCAAAGCCTCCTATAATGTACATGATGAGGGTGGAGACTTTATACGTTTTGATTCCGATCTCTTTACAGAGTATAACGACTTTCTAAAGGCAGGGGCGGGACTCAGTCTATTCGGGAATCTTGAAGGTGCTTTCTACGAGCGTGATACCGCTTATGGGACCAATCTCTATATCGATGTCATGGATATCTTCAGAATGACCTATGTCAGACGGCATGGAGATGTTCAGAACAATGACTATTTCTATCTGGGTATTGAGAATATTCCCAGTCTCATCTATTGGCTGAGCCGATAATCTCCTATCGTTTTTTTGTCATTTTCTCCATTCCAAACCATACGGCACCAATAATGGAGAAGAGTACCAAGGGAGCGATCCACGGTTTCTCTTTGATCACACCGAAAAGTGCAATGATCGTTTCACTGGCAAAATAGGCACTCAGGCCAATCGTAAGTACAAAAATAACCGAAGCGAATATATTGAAGAAGACAAACTTTTTGAAGTCATACTTTGCCAATGCCATGGAAAGCGGTACCAGTGTCTTTACTCCGTAGATGAACTTCTGTATGAAGATCGCCGCAACACCATACTTTCGCATGATCAGTGTAGCAAGCGCCAGTTTCCGCTTATGCTTGGCAAAATAGGGCTGTATCTCCTTTTTCTGGTACTTTCCCAGATAAAAAAGAAAATTGTCTCCCATAAAATTCGCTATGGCCGCAACTGTCAGAGCCATTGCCAGATCCATATGTCCCATATAGGAAAATACCCCTGCTGCCGCCACAATAAAAAAAGAACCGCCAAAAGAGAAAAAGGCAACCGCTAAATATCCCCAGGTCTCCAGTGAAGAAAAATCCATATATATATCCTAAGTTTAAGTTGGCAAAATCATACCAAAACATTATTAACACACGATCGATCATCACGTTTGCGCCTTCTGCTAAACACTATCACTGTCTCTATGCGCTATAATCACATTTATGTTAAGTACACTGCTCTCTATCATATTTGTATATGTATTCATACTGCTTGGCTATCTTGCCAAACGGATCTTCAAAGAAGATATGCATACCAAAACACTGACCCTGATGTCTGTTTACTTTCTCCAGCCCTTTGTCACAGTCT
Coding sequences within it:
- a CDS encoding patatin-like phospholipase family protein codes for the protein MRLFPKPLILSSLLLFAPLSAETAGNEQVDFSMVISGGVSLGAYESGYNWAMVKALGEIRHSPKWNIDPVLRSVAGASAGSINALLTAAYWCQKESVPYQNTVEENLFYETWVNLGLENLIIKGNDPENKSTLFSRRVLREKAENIMQYLEKPIFREGCEVPMGFAVTKVTPIIEEFQGIKIKNQNFSVPFDFTVKKGKVVIENKLMPKESTSFYLSIPGIEKDHRKITDVLFASSAFPGAFQQVKLHYEYKGKVRHSYFIDGGAYDNIPLGLATELNPKADLFLFMDPNNMRKEAPLPEDEEEKPPIGFFASSAGTLSSSVEIFQQMKLYQAINRYFRGHPERKLILSSRYHPLTAGFLEHFGAFLDKNFRLYDYHVGVYDAVYQLAAKLRKKGFFPHLSQTEVMDKIMQKLEIDKSKEAYTAYKFFKATEFKKTKPEKNNRYAAIYYAFDLKTADSKRYTSEAFKQFLSRLDMRYLPIKKGSFLYYARKDTEHWYNRPLRYLVNRITYLENERAKVYPDYRSTAKVLGIGAWLVSDMLKEKDGWNILPINVPDVPAQKHFRNALRLIPTEFSTDTVNGGFSFAYEGYWYHKMALLDGLDFKASYNVHDEGGDFIRFDSDLFTEYNDFLKAGAGLSLFGNLEGAFYERDTAYGTNLYIDVMDIFRMTYVRRHGDVQNNDYFYLGIENIPSLIYWLSR
- the cysE gene encoding serine O-acetyltransferase, which gives rise to MNVFKLIKEDFANVKRNDPALHSTFELFFNYPGLWALMFHRIAHWFYGKGLRFIPRLISAIGMFLTMIDIHPAAKFGRRVFIDHGVGVVIGETAIIGDDVLIYQQVTLGGVSTTKGKRHPTLGNNVVIGAGSKVLGNITIGENSKVGANSVVVKDVPPNSTAIGIPARVLKRGYDKSPLSHDKIPDVNKEIFEYLLRRIEVLEAALPKTKQEKIKEKDHELEELYDNFIHSMD
- a CDS encoding DedA family protein, which translates into the protein MDFSSLETWGYLAVAFFSFGGSFFIVAAAGVFSYMGHMDLAMALTVAAIANFMGDNFLFYLGKYQKKEIQPYFAKHKRKLALATLIMRKYGVAAIFIQKFIYGVKTLVPLSMALAKYDFKKFVFFNIFASVIFVLTIGLSAYFASETIIALFGVIKEKPWIAPLVLFSIIGAVWFGMEKMTKKR
- a CDS encoding pyridoxal phosphate-dependent aminotransferase, with translation MLSDRIQTLSPSLTIAISSLARDLKAQGKDVLSFSAGEPDFGTPQRIKDEAIKAINEGFTQYTAVPGIPELLEAVAAKLKRDNDLEYAPSDIIVSNGAKQSLFNLFQATLNPGDEVIIPAPYWVTYPELVKYAGAIPVIIDTNEINGFKITAEQLKAAITTKTKMLILTSPSNPTGSVYSKEELEALAEVLKETEIIVASDEMYEKLVYGIDFTATAGISEDMYQRTVTINGLSKSVAMTGWRFGYLASPKKELIAAMNKLQSQSTSNINSITQKAAIPALLGEVDDEIEMMREAFEKRAQEAVRLFNEVDGLSVIAPQGAFYLFVNIKDISNDSIEFCKELLQETGVAVVPGIGFGSEGYFRFSFATDITTIREGIRRIEKFVKQKKQA